CAGAAGAAAACATCTAGAACGTCAGAAGCACCAAGAAATAATTGTGATGGACCAAAAGTGGCGATACAATTCGACTTGAATAAATTGCTTGAAGAAATCGCAAAATCTGACAAAAAGACTTGTGCATTGTGTGGTAAACCTAAGAAAAACATTAACAGAGACCATGAATATAAACgagacagttcacctggaaagaTGGTGCACTTAAACACGCGTCAAGACGGCAAAATATCTTTCTTCCTGAACGATAAGTTGAAAATAACCATAGAGGAGAGTTCGGTACCACCTAAAAACAAACAGGAAAAAAATTTCGTTGATCAGCAGAGACCAAATACTTGTCCCTATAGAAAAGGACATAAATCTTCCATATATACTGCTACATCAGAAACATATCCAGTCAAAACTCAAAATAGAATACCATGTCCTTCTTCTTGTCCTATGGTAAAACTCAAACAACTCTTGATTCCAGACGACACAAGGATGATGAGTTGTAGGACTGGAAGGTCAGAGACGACAAATACCTCCACGCAAAATCTGAAAAGAAAAAGGGATAAGTCACTGCAAACTTTGAAAACTCGAGaatgttcaagaaaaaaacGAAAAGGTACGACCACTTTGAATGCCGAAGATGTTGAGGTAACTCACAGTGGACAAGAAAGAAAACGAGTAACACGAGAAATTGTAAAGGATGGTAACAAtgtcaaaattataatcagaGTCAAGAAGACAAACGGAACCTTCGAAGAAGATTCTGAGCCTATATCTACAAGCTCAAATGGTCAAGATGATGACCAAAAAAATCCTCAAGAAGCTCAAACCCAACCGAGAACATCTACCTCTTCAAGAAAAATGTCGACTAAAATATCAAAATCCAAATATACAGGAAAAAACTGGTGCCCTTGTAAGAAAATTGCAACTACCAGCACCACCGGTTATGGAAATTCATCttccaaaaataataaattttcaactgtGAATATTATAATGTCACCGAGATCTACTTCGAAAGAAATTTCCAATGCTAAAGACAAATCAGAAGACACAAATGATTATACATCATCAGAGGACTGTTGGTCTAAGCTGGAAGAATTTTTAGACAGGAAAATTAAAGAGATCAGACTGACAGACAAGAACAAACGTTCGAGTAAACGAAagagagaaaatatgaataataaaacCTTAAATGTACCATCATGTATCTCAGTAACAGGATGCGAAAAAAAGTTGGGCAGAGAATCATCTACGAATAGAAGATATTCTAGGGTATGCTTTGATgacgaaataagaaaaatttgtACTGGAAATTGTGGCCATAAGAAATGCAGCCAGAAACGCTCATTCGAAGAGAAATCCAATTCTGGATCAAAATTATCTAACAAACCATATGCTCAACTCAAAACTGACTTCATCCAAATGAAACTCATATCCCATATagataaaacttcaaaatcggAGAGCAGTATATTCGACAAAAATACAAGTCTTCAAACCCCTGAACAATCGAAGTCTCTCTGTCAGGTGAAGAGAAAAAGTGCAGTAGAAAAACGTCAAAGCAGTATTCATCAGGGAAgtgaggaaaattctggaaagcTCAATTTAATTTCCATACAATCCGATTTGGAATTCTCGAAAAACCTGGTGgtgaaaatttctgatttccagAGAAAATAGAATCCTTGATGATGAAGGGAATCCTTTATCATCTATGGTACAGAATGTATAATATTTTGGAACAATAAAATATACACCAACAAGCGAAATCCTTGATACCGAGACTTTCAATTATCTCTGTTATTAAATCTTCAAGTTTCTCATAAAAAACTTCATCATATGTCatagaaattcatttcatcaaaTGTTAGTTCACGTCAAAATTTCTGTTTCACCACTCAATCATCCATAATGCCCTATTCCTTTACACCCATACGCGATCCCCAATGAACTGCTGACATGTTAACATAAGTTGATTCAAATGCCATGAGCCGATCTTCGAGAAATCCACAGTGTAATCCACCACGAGATAAAATCGCATCTTCCAACTGTAGAACGAATTGTCCTGGGATCAGAAATCCTTGTCTGGTAGGACAGACTTGCCCTGCCCAAGTTCCAAGAGTATCTTGCACTGAACAAGAACCATGTATGACCACTTGCACTCAAACCCAACCTTCGATATTTAAAGTTTCCTCTTGTGGACCTTCATCCGGATGTTCTGCACCTATAGTCATACAAGCACCTTCAGACCAAAATGGAGCCAAAACAGACTTGAGAATCGAGCTGTACATCCATCAGTTGACACCAGGACAAGACGATTCTCAAAATGTTGATGGGGGTCCTAGATTAAGTAACGCCAATAGGTCAGCAGGTAAAGTAGGAGCACCATCTGGTAGACGAGGATCTTTGAGAAAAGATGATGATGGTACTGGAGGTGTTCCAGAAAGTGATCAGAGTGATAGTCGAGGATATCGAAGAGGGGATTCACCaaatgaaatggaaaatgaaagtGGTTCCCCTACATCTTCACCATATGCAAATGGCCCAGGGTCTGATGTTGGACcaaataaatttggaaaagttgATGTGTCGACGGATACAGAGGAAGATCAGAATACCACTCGTCGTAGCATCTCAGGAGGAAGAATGGTGGACATCGGTACTCAAGTGGCTGGTATTCAATGATGATAAATACCTAGAATCATTTAAGATTCAGTTCCAGAAGcattgaaatgaatgaatactGGCACTTATATTAGGAGTGCAAGTAATTCCTCAATGGTTGTGTCATATCTATGCGATCAGAAGCGAGTGAACCTGAAGATTTGTTATTTATAACGAAACATATTACTGTGAACAAAATCTAAACAATTCCTTCGAGGACCtgttctttttttcattttcatcatgAGTTTTAtggataaaaaataaaatattcactgAAAACCTGGAAAATGAATGTTTTGCAATTCtaattatttgttttcttgTAGTATTTAGAGTGATCAGTACATTTTACCAGTACAAGCTTCCATTTCTATGCTTTGAATTGCTAAATACGTTTGACACCTTTCAAAAGAAagtaaaattaaaaagtttgatGAAATTTCATCATGGATTGAGACATAAATAAGAAAGAACTTTACTTCATTCAAGCCAATATTTCAAGTGAAGATGTCATCCAAACAAAACGATCAAAATGAAGTTGATGATAGCGTTGAAACTGAAGATAATGGTGAAACCACAAGAGTAGTCGAGACAAAGCATGTATTTCCTGAAGATTATGAGTGTAATAGTTGTGTGAAGGAACAAAGTGAGCATTATCGAAGGAATTCTGAAAAGTAGAATTTAatctaatttaattttttttagaaaagtGTCCAAAACCTCCACAGTTGGACAACACCATTGCTAGGCCCATTTCAACGAATAAACTGAATGAAAAATTGAGAAGTCAAAAGTGTGCGCATTGCGGGCAAGCTGTAGGACAGTGTAAATGTTTATCTGATGAAGCAAGAAGGGAACTGACGAAAATTCACGAATATAAGCAAGaagaaacagaaaaagaaggggAAGATAGTAGTATCAAAAATGTATAATGCAGCAGTTGTTGAATTTCTTCCAAGTAGTAAATATGGTCTTGAATAAAGTCACATCATCAATCTTAATATTGTTTTGATATATTTCCATCTTGTCTTAATGATCAGCAAGATATTGCCGATACTCAAAAGCCTACTAGTTCCCAGGAAAGAGGAATTTATGATAATGCGAAGACTATTCCTTGAAAATACAAATGATTTCTCAGTAAATATGATGATGAAAGACAACTTTCTCAAGGTCCAACAAAAAACGCTTTTCATTGAATAATTGTTGagcagaaatttttcatttgttttgtcAGTATGACAAATATCAGTTTCATTGAAAAAGTCAAATTCTTGTCGTTGCATCATTAATTTATTTCGATTTCTGCATCAAACATTTCAGTTAACAAGAATTTTGAGCCATGTCTGAATTTGGTAAGTCTCTTATCTCATTAATATGATCTTGATACCAGTCTGGAAATCAGGAGAGACTTAATCCATTCAGTATAACCATAACTCTACTAGGATCATTTttaaaatgtgaattttttcacagatttaTAGGCAAGCAGTGAATTTTTGACAccaggaaaagaaaaagaaacaaaactGTGATACACTGTGGTTATCTGAAATCTGGAGAAATACTTGAACTGGTAGGTAGAGGAatgttttatgaatttattCTCCATTTCTTAGATCTATTGTTGAATTGAAGAAATCTTGGCACAGAATGTCGCCTAAACATCATTCATCTCATCAAATTTATACGAGAATAAAAAAAGACTAAACTAAACCAACATTATACAAAAACTCGAACAATTATGAAGAAATTAACAATTTTCATGCGTTGACTACTACAGAAAGTAAAATATGATATCTTTCCGTTTTTcctcaagaaaatttttgggatATAAGGTCCATTCTAATCTATAATGATGGCAAACTCCAATTCATGTGAAACGTTGAGATTATACccatttcaattttgtttactGATTgattaatttcgaaatattttaaatttgagCTAATGAAGTTTTATCAGGAAACAAATCAAAAGTTCTCATAATCAGAAACCATTAAAAATGTTAccaaaaacttttttcattgAGAATCTTCATATCCTTCTTGGAACTTGCTCAACtatattcataaattttcaGCAAAGTAGAATGTCAATTGTTAGTTCGAAGAGAATTCTTCATGATTTCTTGTGGAGGAAATTGTATATTTCGTTTTCGAATATGCCCTATTCTGCCATTAATCAATAAAAATGCTAAGCATCTGTATTGCTGATGAAATTTTTCTACCAAAAGTTAACCACTAAAGGTTCTAAGAGAAAGAGTGCAATAtaactgaaaaattttcattctgaACACTCGTGTTTACGCATTGATTTGTAGAattctgaaataaataaaagCTGGATTTTATCCAGAATTACCTGTTATTATGAGGGGTGAAATGACTTCTCCTAATAGACTACGATATAGAAGTAGCCAACTGGAGAAACTGCGACAATATATCAGTGAAAAATATCATATTTAGAAATTCCTGTTTATACCTCTATAATAAACACTCATGATATGAAGAGCGTTTTGGAGCAACTATTTTAAAAGTCTTATTTTACCAAAGATAAGAGCGCAGATAGAGCTGCAACATTGCAGAACATAATCAATAGTGAGCTGATTCTGGCACAAAACGTAAATTCTTTAGGAGGATACAAAACCTTTCAGAACGTCTTTCAGATCTGATTTGGTTTTGAAATTTGTGtaaaaaaattcgatatttgCAGACCTTCGAAAAACAAGAAATCCCCATGCATAAACGCTTCATACTAAGGCATGCTAGAGGAGAACTCTTCTTTGACCGATGATGACACAGGCTCCGAACTCTATCTGGATGCTATTGACAAAGAAGAGGGTGAAGAAAATATCATTTCGGATAATGACAAAGATGAACAACACGAGTTCACACCCTCTGTTTGTGTTTGGGACGAAGGTTTCATCCCTTTCCATATAGGAGTGTACAATCAAATATTTGAGACAAGGGTGGTTTTCAACAACAACTGCCCGAAATGCGATCGAAGTTGCAGATATCCCGGTAAGGATATTCAAAATGCCTCTCCTACCCCTTCTAATATAATTTGAATTGCTAGAGAAGAGGACTCCGAAGGTCAAGAAACTTGAGGAAACAGTTCTGACGTGCCATATCACAAATAGAGGAGAAAAGAGAGTCTGCCCTGTCTGTTGTCGAATCATCGATCATTGCATATGTGGAAAGGCGTTAATCCAGTCTAAATCCATTTGTTCCAAACCCAAGAAGAAACAGTCATGCACCGTATGCAAAACACGCCAGGAGAAGTTCCCAAAATTGCAGGATT
This genomic stretch from Coccinella septempunctata chromosome 7, icCocSept1.1, whole genome shotgun sequence harbors:
- the LOC123316340 gene encoding uncharacterized protein LOC123316340; the protein is MASILDKNYMSSDSGLNVCMPFWESAEKNTFEYFYSDSYRQNIDISRVSISRGHSRCSHREKTKCECSGEDDQQTSTNDEGRRKAYKPKSQKKTSRTSEAPRNNCDGPKVAIQFDLNKLLEEIAKSDKKTCALCGKPKKNINRDHEYKRDSSPGKMVHLNTRQDGKISFFLNDKLKITIEESSVPPKNKQEKNFVDQQRPNTCPYRKGHKSSIYTATSETYPVKTQNRIPCPSSCPMVKLKQLLIPDDTRMMSCRTGRSETTNTSTQNLKRKRDKSLQTLKTRECSRKKRKGTTTLNAEDVEVTHSGQERKRVTREIVKDGNNVKIIIRVKKTNGTFEEDSEPISTSSNGQDDDQKNPQEAQTQPRTSTSSRKMSTKISKSKYTGKNWCPCKKIATTSTTGYGNSSSKNNKFSTVNIIMSPRSTSKEISNAKDKSEDTNDYTSSEDCWSKLEEFLDRKIKEIRLTDKNKRSSKRKRENMNNKTLNVPSCISVTGCEKKLGRESSTNRRYSRVCFDDEIRKICTGNCGHKKCSQKRSFEEKSNSGSKLSNKPYAQLKTDFIQMKLISHIDKTSKSESSIFDKNTSLQTPEQSKSLCQVKRKSAVEKRQSSIHQGSEENSGKLNLISIQSDLEFSKNLVVKISDFQRK